GCACTGGTTGTCCGTAATTATCCAATACGTAAGCCTGGCGGTTGTTCAAAGGCCGCCCAAGCGGAATCTGCTCTTTATACATATCACCTACTATGCGGCAGGTTAATGAAAAAGTTGTGTTCTCAGTAGGTCCGTAGCCATTGATAATAATCTTATCGGGATAAACACTGCGGAAACGGTTGATATGAGAAACAGACAATTTCTCTCCTCCTACCATAATGGCTGATAAACTCTCAAATATAGCTATATCCACATCAACCAGCTGATTGAACCATCCTGAAGTAAACCACATCACTGTTACACCATTACTGGTAATCACTTCTTTTAATAAGTCATTATCCGTTAAACTGGACGAAGGACATAATACCAGACGCCCGCCGTTGAGCAGCATCCCCCAGTATTCAAATGTTGTTGCATCAAAAGACGGAGAACCCGCAGACAGAATAGCATCCGAAGAACTTAATCTGACATAGTTTGTACCAGCAATCAAACTGGTTACATTTCCATGTTCTACCAGAACACCTTTAGGCTGACCGGTAGAACCTGAGGTATACATCACATAACATAAATGGTCAGGACGAAGGTCTGTCATTACAGGTGCTATAGATTCCTGAGCAATTATTTCCCGGTCTTTATCTATTGCAATGACCCTGATCCCAGTATAATGATCCAGCAAATGCAGATTACTCTCCATACTGACTACTATATCCGCTCCCGTATCAGTAAGCATATAACTGATCCGCTCCTGAGGATAAGCTAAATCTACCGGTACATAAGCTCCGCCCGCTTTCAGAATACCCAGAATACCGATCATCATATCCGGTGAACGGTCAATACAGATCGGAACCAGCTTATCTTCCCGGACCCCTGCCTTACGCAGATAATGTCCAAGCTGATTACTACGCTGATCCAGCTCTCTGTAGGTAAGCTGCTGATCCAGGTAAACCAATGCAATTGCATCAGGACTCTGATTAGCCTGCAACATAAACAGATCAACAAGTGTCTGATCTCGTGGATAAGCTGATACCCTGGCATTAAAGGTATACAGCAATTCTTCCCGCTGTAATTTACGCAGCATAGGCAACTTATCTATCCCCTGCTCCGGAGACGACACGATTGACCTGAGTAGCTCCTGATAATTACTGAACATGCGCTCTATGGTTGCCCGGTTAAACAGATCAGTACAATACTCTACACCGATATGCAATGTTCCGGTTCCTTCTACTATAGACACGTTCAGATCAAACTGACTTGTGGTATGCCCGGTTTTTTGTTCTGCCAGAACAGCTTTTCCCAACCGGAATTCCGGTACTTCAGGGATATTCTGCACCGTAAATATGACCTGATACAAGGGGTTACGGCTTTTATCACGCTCCTGTCCAACGGCCTCAACAACACGTTCAAAAGGTACATCCTGATGTTCATAAGCCCCCATTGTTGTCTCTTTTACCTGTTGCAGAAAATCCAGGAAAGAAGGATTGCCACTCAGATTACTCCGCAGGGCAAGTGTATTGGCAAAAAAGCCAATCAGCCCCTCCAGTTCCTGACGGGTACGTCCGGCAATCACACTGCCCACACAGATATCATCCTGACCACTGTAACGATGAAGCAGGATCTTGAAAGCTGATAACATAGTCATATGCAATGAAGCACCCTGTTCACGTGATAACCGCTGTATACCTGCAGATAATCTGGCATCAACAGGAAACACAGCCATTGCGCCATGTGTGCTTTGAATTGACGGACGTGGGTAGTCCGTAGGTAATTCCAGCTGACTTACACCATCCAGACGATCTTTCCAGTAAGTAATACGACGGCCCCAGTGAGATTCTTCCTGGGCACGCTGCCATATAGAATAGTCTCCATACTGTAATGGCAGTGCCGGAAGCTCTGCTGATATCCCAGTTATATTCATCTCATAGAGGGCAACCAGCTCTCTGATCAGCACAGACAGCGACCAGCCGTCTGCTGCAATATGATGTAGAATAAGTACCAATATGTGCTCCTGATCAGAAATCCTGATCAGATGGGCACGCAGCATATGATCTGTACGCAGATCTATGACTTTTGTACAGAGTGATAATAACAATGGCGCCAGCCCGATTCCCCACCCTTATAATCATTTATTTTATCCAGTTTCCAGCCATCCTTCTCCAGAACAAATTGAAAAGGCTGCCCCCCGGCATCCTGACGGATTACTGTTCTTAATATTTCATGACGATTAATTACATCATTTATTGATTTTTCCAGTGCATCCACACTAAATGTGCCTGATAAACGGAAATGCATTGGCATATGGTAATGTGTGCTTCCGTTAAGCTGATCTATCAGCCAAAGGCCCTTCTGCCCATAAGACAATGGAATATGGTCTTTAGCTGTACTAACCGGAATCGGAGAAAGATCAAAATCTTCACCGGATGAAACACTATTACGTAAAAAATCAATTATTTCATTTTTATATTTCCTGATCTCTTCGAGTAGCTCAGGGTCTATATCCTTATGTTCA
This portion of the Pedobacter lusitanus genome encodes:
- a CDS encoding condensation domain-containing protein, with the translated sequence MNTDFNQVVSVLKKARNHGVAIFLENDSLKLDLGEHKDIDPELLEEIRKYKNEIIDFLRNSVSSGEDFDLSPIPVSTAKDHIPLSYGQKGLWLIDQLNGSTHYHMPMHFRLSGTFSVDALEKSINDVINRHEILRTVIRQDAGGQPFQFVLEKDGWKLDKINDYKGGESGWRHCYYHSVQKS